The Cylindrospermum stagnale PCC 7417 genome segment TGGTCTCTACTTGCTGGCGATCGCGGATTTCCTGCTCTAAAATAGCGTTTTGTTCTGTCAGCTGTCTTTGTAATTTGCGGATTGCTAGTTGATTTTCGATCCGCGCTAGCACCTCTTGCCCTTCAATGGGTTTAGTAATATAGTCAGCACCACCCACTTCAAAGGCTTTCACCTTATCAGATACCTCACCTAATGCACTTAAAAAAATCACAGGAACATCTTTGATCTCCTTCATCTCTTTCAGCTTTTGACAAACTTCATAACCACTCATTTCTGGCATCTGAATGTCAAGCAAAATCAAGTCCGGGCAAATTACTTGTACTTGTTCTAGTGCCATTTCGCCATTAATCGCACAGCGTACTGAGTAATCATGTTGCGTCAGCATAGTTGTGAGTAAAAGCAGGTTGCTGGGAGTATCATCAACAACCAAAATATCTGCCTTACATATAGTTGGAGGATTAGTCAACTTTATTTCCTATTTGTCTCTTTTGCATCAGCAGATGCTGCCCCCTTTAAATCCCGCGTTCCCCACTTTTGGAACACTACCAACCTTTAATCGATTGATTAATAAGTTTAACAATCTCCTAACCTTCAAAGTCTTTGGCTAATGTACGTAATTTTTCGCAGAATGGCAAGAGATGATCATCTTCACCTTCTAGTTTATTAACCTGTCGGATAATTTATTTGAAATTGCCTTTATACCTATGCCAGTATCTTCTACTTAAAACCAAAACTTCTGTTCTCTATTATCTAATTTAGATAGAATTTCAACCTTATAGATAATTAATGGGTAATGGGTAATGGGTAATTGGTAATGGGTAATGGGTAATTGGTAATGGGTAATGGGTAATTGGTAATGGGTAATTGGTAATGGGTAATTGGTAATAACTATTCCCCGTCCTCAGAGGATGTTTGAAAAGTTGTTTGTGATAAATATAACACTCGTAGATCCCCCTAAATCCCCCTTAAAAAGGGGGACTTTAAGAGTTTATTGCCCCCCTTAAAAAGGGGGGTTGGGGGGATCTCGATCAATTTTGATACTTTTCAAACATCCTCTCAGTCCCCAATCCCCTTTACCCTTTACAAATCTACCGGATGCTGCCCATAATAAGGTAAAGCTTCTGACCAGTTAGGACGCTTACCTTGTTGCCAATCAAAATCAGCTAATTGCAAAATACTTGTTACCGTCGCTGCTAAACCAGAAGTAGCTTTAATTAGTTGACAATCTGTAGACCAATTAGTTAAAGTTTCCTGCCATGCTTCAGGTGTAAATACAGTATCTGGTAATAAAGCTGTCATTCCCAAATTATTAAGTGTAGGTTGATAAATCGCGCCAAAAATTTGCCCACGTTGTGCTTGCATTTCCACAGCAAAATTTTGATTCCCCCAACGCTCTTCTTTGTTAGAGGATATCTTCGAGATATATTCTGCCCAAGCTACTGCGGCTAAAGTGGAAACAGCAAATACCGGAATTTCTAACTGTTGTCCTAAAGTTCGCGCAGTCACAACACCAATGCGAGTACCAGTAAAACCGCCAGGACCTTTAGCCACGGCAATAAATGCCATATCTGCCCAAGTTTGCGGTTTGATAAAATCAATTAAATATTGATGTATCTGGCTAGATAAATCACGCCCTAAATTCCAAACATTAGACCGATTTTCGCCTGCATTGCTGCTAATTGCCAAACCCAATTCGGGAGTGGTGGTGTGCATTGCCAAAGCGTATTTTGTGGTTTCGAGATGTTCTAGTTCAGTTGTCAAAGTATATTCAAATATATGTTTTTAGAATCGTAGAACAGGCCGGAAAGCCGATCATTCGGTAGCAGGCGAGACGCCTACTCTACAGCTACTGGGATTATTATCAATAAATCATAATCATATCTGAGCGGGTTAATTCAGACAAGAACCACCCGCCCCATCATAACGTCACGTAGGCACTAATTCACCCGGACGCAACTTAGCCCATTTGCCCATTTCCCGCTTAAAGCTGAGACATCCCACCACATCCCATTCCATTTCAATCACATCTTCTTTTGTGCGGATATTGACATTGATGGAAGGTTCGTTAGGATCAAAATCTGGCGTTTCGGTCAAGTGCGGCTGTTGGTGCTGCGTTTCTACAGCATTGTAGGTTGCACAGCGGTCTACATAGTGGCAGTTTACACAAATACACATAATAGAACCAACTCCAAAAACCTTTATAGTTAATCTAACCTAAGCCAAACTGTTAATCACTAGTTGCTGGGTTGATTTTTGAAAATGCAGAGTTCAGTTTTTTCTCGCCTATCTCCAGAAAATTGGCCTTTTAGCTTAGAATGGTTGCCACAACCTGCTTACATGGTTGGTGGTGCGGTGCGAGATGCGATTATTGGCAGAAGTCGAGAATACTTGGATCTAGATTTTATCATCCCATCGGATGCGGTGAAGGTAGCGAGAAAGATTGCTCAACATTACCAAGCTGGTTTTGTGTTACTTGATAAAGAACGCAGAATTGCTCGTGTTGTCTTTCCCCAGGCTACAGCTGATTTTGCCCAACAGGAAGGGGAGAGTTTAATTACTGATTTGCACAGAAGGGATTTTACAATAAATGCGATCGCCTATAATCCCCACACCCAAGAAATAATCGATCCTCTCCAAGGCTGTGCTGACATAGATTTGGGTCTATTGCGAATGATATCATCCGCCA includes the following:
- the tsaB gene encoding tRNA (adenosine(37)-N6)-threonylcarbamoyltransferase complex dimerization subunit type 1 TsaB, with amino-acid sequence MTTELEHLETTKYALAMHTTTPELGLAISSNAGENRSNVWNLGRDLSSQIHQYLIDFIKPQTWADMAFIAVAKGPGGFTGTRIGVVTARTLGQQLEIPVFAVSTLAAVAWAEYISKISSNKEERWGNQNFAVEMQAQRGQIFGAIYQPTLNNLGMTALLPDTVFTPEAWQETLTNWSTDCQLIKATSGLAATVTSILQLADFDWQQGKRPNWSEALPYYGQHPVDL
- a CDS encoding Ycf34 family protein gives rise to the protein MCICVNCHYVDRCATYNAVETQHQQPHLTETPDFDPNEPSINVNIRTKEDVIEMEWDVVGCLSFKREMGKWAKLRPGELVPT